A genome region from Hippopotamus amphibius kiboko isolate mHipAmp2 chromosome 1, mHipAmp2.hap2, whole genome shotgun sequence includes the following:
- the ADORA3 gene encoding adenosine receptor A3 isoform X2: MPVNSTAVSLANVTYITAEILIGLSAIVGNVLVIWVVKLNPSLQTTTFYFIVSLALADIAVGVLVMPLAIVISLGITIHFYSCLLMTCLLMIFTHASIMSLVAIAVDRYLRVKLTVRYRRVTTQRRIWLALGLCWLVSFLVGLTPMFGWNMKLNSEYHRNLTFLSCQFISVMRMDYMVYFSFFTWILIPLVVMCAIYLDIFYIIRNKLNQNFSSSKETGAFYGREFKTAKSLFLVLFLFALSWLPLSIINCIIYFDGEVPQVVLYLGILLSHANSMMNPIVYAYKIKKFKETYLLILKACVICQPSNSLDPSIEQTSE; this comes from the exons ATGCCTGTCAACAGCACTGCCGTGTCCTTGGCCAACGTTACCTACATCACCGCGGAGATTCTCATTGGGCTCTCTGCCATAGTGGGCAACGTGCTGGTCATCTGGGTGGTCAAACTGAACCCCAGCCTGCAGACCACCACCTTCTACTTCATTGTCTCCCTAGCCCTGGCTGACATCGCTGTCGGGGTGCTGGTCATGCCTTTGGCCATTGTCATCAGCCTGGGCATCACAATCCACTTTTATAGCTGCCTTCTCATGACCTGCCTGCTGATGATCTTCACCCACGCCTCCATTATGTCCTTGGTAGCCATTGCCGTGGACCGATACCTGCGGGTCAAGCTCACGGTCAG ATACAGGCGGGTCACCACTCAAAGAAGAATATGGTTGGCACTGGGCCTTTGCTGGCTGGTGTCTTTCCTGGTAGGATTGACTCCCATGTTTGGCTGGAACATGAAACTGAACTCAGAGTACCACAGAAATCTCACCTTCCTTTCCTGCCAGTTCATTTCTGTCATGAGGATGGACTACATGGTCTATTTCAGCTTCTTCACTTGGATTTTAATTCCACTGGTTGTCATGTGTGCCATCTACCTTGACATCTTCTATATCATCCGGAACAAACTCAATCAGAACTTTTCCAGCTCCAAAGAGACAGGTGCATTTTACGGACGGGAGTTCAAGACAGCCAAGTCTCTGTTTCTGGttcttttcttgtttgctttGTCCTGGCTGCCTTTATCCATCATCAATTGTATCATCTACTTTGATGGTGAAGTACCGCAAGTTGTGCTGTACTTGGGCATCCTGCTGTCCCACGCTAACTCCATGATGAACCCTATCGTCTatgcttataaaataaagaagttcaAGGAAACCTATCTCTTGATCCTCAAAGCCTGTGTAATCTGCCAGCCCTCTAATTCCTTGGACCCAAGCATTGAGCAGACTTCTGAGTAG